A genomic stretch from Strongyloides ratti genome assembly S_ratti_ED321, chromosome : 1 includes:
- a CDS encoding Asator translates to MSFPPSPFFSLHEKLPLPENVKTDGPAHLDIGRKINRFVISELLGAGACGAVYLCIEVESQAKAALKAESLNIDGNSLKLEVQALKRLYGKKHVCQLISCGKNAEFCYLIMTLLGPSLSQLFRVCGSKFSPSTVIRIAIQVLYGIKQVHECGFIHRDLKPANIAIGRKVTDYKMIHILDFGLSREYFKVVDGKLTIRSPRQNVSFRGTIKYCSPSAYNRNEQSRGDDLISLFYMCSEFLTKLPWKDMVSRHQVNVMKETCPDEMLFSGLPNLIEAFRYVKTLKYHDKPNYAKIFNIFYDFKKKNCISFADLYDWEKPNRIERLKILIHRIAPSKKDLFKKNPLEWLWNRDDYTTVFSLHHESIGQEMENYLTLEEFEKSQIEF, encoded by the coding sequence atgtcatTTCCTCCGTCTCCTTTTTTTAGTCTTCATGAAAAATTACCGTTACCTGAAAATGTAAAAACTGATGGACCTGCTCATCTTGATATtggaagaaaaattaatcGTTTTGTGATATCAGAATTACTTGGTGCTGGAGCTTGTGGAGCTGTATATCTTTGTATAGAAGTAGAAAGTCAAGCTAAAGCTGCACTAAAAGCAGaatctttaaatattgatggaaatagtttaaaattagAAGTACAAgcattaaaaagattatatggAAAAAAACATGTTTGTCAACTTATAAGTTGTGGAAAAAATGCTGAATTTTGTTATCTTATTATGACATTACTTGGACCATCATTAAGTCAACTTTTTCGTGTATGTGGTTCAAAGTTTTCACCATCAACTGTTATTAGAATAGCTATACAAGTATTATATGGAATCAAACAAGTACATGAATGTGGTTTTATACATAGAGATTTAAAACCAGCAAATATAGCAATAGGAAGAAAAGTAACagattataaaatgattcaTATTTTAGATTTTGGTTTATCAcgagaatattttaaagttgtaGATGGTAAATTAACTATAAGATCACCAAGACAAAATGTTTCATTTAGAGgaactataaaatattgtagtCCAAGTGCTTATAATAGAAATGAACAATCTCGTGGTGATgatttaatatctttattttatatgtgttcagaatttttaacaaaattaccATGGAAAGATATGGTTAGTCGACATCAAGTTAATGTAATGAAAGAGACATGTCCTGATGAAATGTTATTTTCAGGATTACCAAATTTAATAGAAGCATTTAGATAtgttaaaacattaaaatatcatgACAAACCAAATTatgcaaaaatttttaatattttttatgattttaagaaaaaaaattgtataagtTTTGCTGATTTATATGATTGGGAAAAACCAAATAGAATTGAACgtttaaaaattcttataCATCGTATAGCACCATCAAAAAAagatttgtttaaaaaaaatccatTAGAATGGTTATGGAATAGAGATGATTATACAACTGTTTTTTCATTACACCATGAATCTATTGGCCAAGAAATGGAAAATTATCTAACACTTGAAGAATTTGAAAAATCTCAAATAGAATTTTGA
- a CDS encoding Transmembrane protein 131-like → MQKFNLDLYHNSEGVSFHTSNKISTSKVVFFQNYLPFGVSIHNVKIIDKSKHDFQVNLIKKFVQIAPGDTTPAVRIKYLKKQENGYETSMKIYTNISNYEVPIKIYNGELEIIINSIDKTQFDFGTLSPSDERAIHFTIQNYGTVPIAIEKFYNPLEPFMKIVYKGQKDVPTGNDILSDEKSPPTYSKGDDEIIIKGKSISYFKLVLNLTDYSPLFNFHKKSSNIFSIITKFNIYQYKILFNISPGGLIHIPPYKELNFGEIFPGQVISKRLYLFSYFPQKMNLLRLSTLNNQGILFFESNTTITNNDNNKNKNDLIIQSGKINDLNRVILIPHLSCNEHCYIGIQLHSSDGQWFTYGMKLPQNLAEIDYYLFKNMKNRYERLIGMKKNIIEDSIIIDTTHVKNYEIPIKGELIWPKLMTTSEVIFPLTAVGNYTIMNLTIQNPSLQPIIVQLLPLVIYPDAEAFLHSFKEFLPPMPQPIEINETLMFSLRDTELFTLRPDSPVPKLREDLESIVNTPIPRFTLSMLLQPGMKVRIRLGFLPTDHILRSSLLIIRNNLTIVESVVLMGRGAHINMEVDGKLARTKDPLLFDIQPFHLSDCHNPKRLNHKLSTTLTVKRSFMVKNTGEIPFTVVNMSINNYICENRGFRVLNCEPFTLKPNETHILDIAYTPDFLMSWNEAALQLYMHMNSTSWMFPIAAAIPKHMLSKCYSALPRPPFEGFMYYSCVSALIFCLICVIACAYLEGDRTISHAIRLQYMPPKKVFDFKDISTQTSTSTTIRNTNSNIEENNELSLWKKGINYIISIVLYVCSLFWHEKITATRLRSSMKEPSKDKKKAVSETFKLYQETTRSIQKTALDTFKMRNPGLLKKDIDLEEITTNIKFKINENNDKKNIIEDEKEEKNEETNSVKRFPEIGKENNIIEKVVQQSNLNTKNQKGKKKGKSNKSNIIQNNKLSIIEEVKNKYEKKDKKYNGKDVIDNKKESSIINCDLKEKDKNIKNTSNILNILKEKVEAEKKIVKEKKIDKKKSEEFDNSIEKESLKEQPIEEEIDDKDSVSFIQKWIDSTKDAEKESSPDSVKSSSKKEDIEEECSYIDDEDVVDDMDPEEMDPELLIKKYKELKTKYAKDSSKKTLPTEIDMEKVKQVQKEILTQQFNMPLDDVAQWDPDNPCPPYQFMDLNSLVSDIISPNGIYNAEYMNSFNINPAAFNPSLNDPWNIMSAFTPGQNFFPPEHQMDNIFTNIDTTIPSTGSSNYFQNTSFPSFDRNPQIIPTTSISQSSMINTSPPTTTTSNTTQQQNNFPISSTDEFRIWNPLTQENNETFDSWMKHTGIDKIIDDDEKKK, encoded by the exons atgcaaaaatttaattt agaTCTCTACCATAACAGTGAAGGTGTCTCTTTTCAtacatcaaataaaatatctactTCAAAAGTagtattttttcaaaattactTGCCATTTGGTGTTTCAATacataatgtaaaaataattgataagaGTAAACATGATTTTCaagttaatttaataaaaaaatttgttcaAATAGCACCTGGAGATACAACTCCTGCtgtaagaataaaatatttaaaaaaacaggAGAATGGTTATGAAACAtcaatgaaaatttatacaaatatttctaattatGAAGTgcctattaaaatatataatggtGAACTtgagataataataaattcaaTTGATAAAACTCAATTTGATTTTGGGACTTTATCACCATCAGATGAAAGAGCAATCCATTTCACAATTCAGAATTATGGAACAGTCCCAATAgctattgaaaaattttataatccTCTAGAACCATTTAtgaaaattgtttataaagGACAAAAAGATGTACCAACAggaaatgatatattaagtGATGAAAAAAGTCCTCCAACATATTCAAAAGGAGAtgatgaaataataataaaaggcAAATCaattagttattttaaattagtaCTAAATCTTACTGATTATTCaccattatttaattttcacaaaaaaagtagtaatattttcagtataataacaaaatttaatatatatcaatataaaattttatttaatatttcaccAGGTGGTTTAATTCATATTCCACCatataaagaattaaattttgGTGAAATATTTCCAGGACAGGTAATTtcaaaaagattatatttattcagTTATTTTCCCCAAAAAATGAATCTTCTTAGATTATCAACATTAAATAATCAGggaattcttttttttgaaagtAATACAACAATAACCAATAAtgacaataataaaaataagaatgatttaataatacaatCTGGTAAAATTAATGATCTCAATAGAGTTATTTTAATACCACATTTATCATGTAATGAACATTGTTATATTGGTATTCAACTTCATTCATCTGATGGGCAATGGTTTACTTATGGAATGAAATTACCACAAAATTTAGCTGaaattgattattatttatttaaaaatatgaaaaatagaTATGAAAGATTAATAggaatgaaaaaaaatattattgaagatagtattattattgatacaacacatgttaaaaattatgaaatacCTATTAAAGGTGAATTGATATGGCCAAAACTTATGACAACTAGTGAAGTTATCTTTCCATTAACTGCTGTTGGTAATTATACTATTATGAATTTAACTATACAAAATCCATCACTTCAACCAATAATTGTACAATTATTACCTCTTGTTATTTATCCAGATGCTGAAGCATTTTTACATTcatttaaagaatttttaccACCAATGCCTCAACCAATAGAAATAAATGAGACATTAATGTTTAGTTTACGTGATACTGAATTATTTACTCTTCGCCCAGATAGTCCAGTACCTAAGTTAAGAGAAGATTTAGAAAGTATTGTTAATACTCCAATACCAAGGTTTACTTTATCAATGTTATTACAACCTGGTATGAAAGTACGTATTAGACTTGGATTTCTTCCAACTGATCATATTTTACGTTCCTCCCTTCTTATAATAcgtaataatttaacaattgTTGAGTCAGTCGTCTTAATGGGAAGAGGTGCACACATAAATATGGAGGTTGATGGCAAACTTGCAAGAACAAAAGATCCATTGTTATTTGATATTCAGCCATTCCATTTGTCTGACTGTCATAACCCAAAACGTCTAAATCATAAATTAAGTACAACTTTAACTGTTAAAAGAAGTTTTATGGTAAAAAATACTGGTGAAATACCATTTACTGTAGTTAATATgagtataaataattatatatgtgAAAACCGTGGTTTTAGAGTATTAAATTGTGAACCATTTACTTTAAAACCTAATGAAACACATATCTTAGATATTGCTTATACACCAGATTTTTTAATGTCGTGGAATGAGGCAGcattacaattatatatGCATATGAATAGTACATCATGGATGTTTCCTATTGCTGCTGCTATACCTAAACATATGCTATCTAAATGTTATTCAGCTTTACCAAGACCTCCTTTTGAAGGTTTTATGTACTATTCTTGTGTTTCTGCTTTAAT attTTGCCTTATTTGTGTTATAGCATGTGCCTATTTAGAGGGTGATCGTACAATTTCTCATGCAATACGCCTTCAATATATGCCaccaaaaaaagtttttgattttaaagatatatcaACACAAACTTCTACATCAACTACAATTAGAAATACAAATAGTaatattgaagaaaataatgaattatcTCTTTGGAAAAAAggaataaattatataatatctaTTGTACTTTATGTATGTAGTTTATTTTGGCATGAAAAAATTACAGCAACAAGATTAAGATCTTCAATGAAGGAACCatcaaaagataaaaagaaaGCTGTTAGTGAgacatttaaattataccAGGAAACAACAAGATCAATCCAAAAAACAGCTTTAgatacttttaaaatgaGAAATCCtggtttattaaaaaaagatattgatCTTGAGGAAATaacaacaaatattaaatttaagataaatgaaaataatgataaaaaaaatattatagaagatgaaaaagaagaaaaaaatgaagaaacAAATAGTGTAAAAAGATTTCCAGAAATtggaaaagaaaataatattattgaaaaagttGTACAACaatcaaatttaaatactaaaaatcaaaaaggaaagaaaaaaggtaaaagtaataaatcaaatattattcaaaataataaattatctattattgaagaagtaaaaaataagtatgaaaagaaagataaaaaatataatggaAAAGAtgttattgataataaaaaagaatcaagtattattaattgtgatttaaaagaaaaagataaaaatataaagaatacatcaaatattttaaatatattaaaagaaaaagttgaAGCTGAAAAGAAAATTGTTAAAGAGAAAAAGATTGATAAAAAGAAGAGTGAAGAATTTGATAATAGTATTGAAAAAGAATCTTTAAAAGAACAACCAATTGAAGAAGAAATTGATGATAAAGATTCTGTTagttttattcaaaaatggATTGATTCAACTAAGGATGCTGAAAAAGAAAGTTCCCCTGATAGTGTTAAATCATCAtctaaaaaagaagatattgAAGAGGAATGTTCATATATTGATGATGAAGATGTTGTTGATGATATGGATCCAGAAGAAATGGATCCCGagcttttaataaaaaaatacaaagaACTTAAGACAAAATATGCTAAAGATTCATCTAAGAAAACTTTACCTACTGAAATTGATATGGAAAAAGTAAAACAGGTTCAAAAAGAAATACTTACTCAACAATTTAATATGCCATTGGATGATGTAGCTCAATGGGATCCAGATAATCCATGTCCTCCTTATCAATTTATGGATCTTAATAGTTTAGTTAGTGATATTATTTCACCTAATGGCATATATAATGCAGAATACATGAATTCATTTAACATTAATCCAGCAGCCTTCAATCCATCATTAAATGATCCATGGAATATAATGTCAGCTTTTACACCAGGTCAAAATTTCTTTCCACCTGAACATCAGAtggataatatttttacaaatattgaTACAACAATTCCATCAACAGGATcatcaaattattttcaaaatactTCATTTCCCAGTTTTGATAGAAATCCACAAATAATACCAACAACATCTATTTCTCAATCATCTATGATAAATACTTCACCaccaacaacaacaacatcAAATACCACACAACAACAGAATAATTTCCCTATCAGCTCAACAGATGAATTTAGAATATGGAATCCACTTACACAAGAAAATAATGAGACATTTGATAGTTGGATGAAACATACAggaattgataaaattattgatgatgatgaaaagaaaaaataa
- a CDS encoding Protein-tyrosine phosphatase, receptor/non-receptor type domain and Protein-tyrosine/Dual specificity phosphatase domain and Protein-tyrosine phosphatase, catalytic domain-containing protein produces the protein MSGNEKRFIKKEKSNIYFNKINSKKLKIHYHVIKLTTHHHAIPYARNFDGSTPFKGKRYFDDEVSRVTDLQQPSVFKFDANYVRTILTNAAGSQDDDIAKFAITDPRFDEEWKKFDEMKDAMNNSSGGIDWRTKYSNKNKSWIVPLKRVAQKFFTVAGKPMDDDNIFFTENMKLNDCRCKLIRQLMIEQSKPSLWLLGTLSDCERNVFDNPKLRSYLSLECNRTQILRRAGLFKQSIEKDRVYVRLRGKYYNNINLGKHIFNAPKRPMYAESIVGGMERRFEIMDSEVNHVVYQPAKSSNLSSKIRNSRIQCNVGTMFKINESLFNNNSKNDRFGLGCNLPFIHANVVDDPILFNTFIITQAPMKSTAADFWKMTYQSGAKYIFMLVGKNDPSKCYDYYPKSAFEIRTYDCLTVECIEIDGFTDPFFTVSRIRVTHREKGPLYLEHWQCDMNNSSNLELPLRLLRLARNCNTPTIVHDHYGVSRAACLIAIELGICRMMRGPTIRFPIQHAVQTLRKYRSFSIETPMQYIYINRCVIHFLKPLIGSILDFDSDYKSWLESRQKRLFIDKLNSAIPEYLQLSPTFDPDLLPKVNHDSRRNIKIFPNSTIGYMPKVMERKHFVRFDV, from the exons ATGTCAGGGAATGAAAAACGTTTcataaagaaagaaaaatctaatatatattttaataagataaatagtaaaaaattaaaaattcacTACCATGTG ATTAAATTAACCACTCATCATCATG cAATACCCT ATGCAAGAAATTTTGATGGTAGTACTCCTTTTAAGGGAAAACGTTATTTTGATGATGAAGTATCTAGGGTCACTGATCTCCAACAACCAAGTGTTTTTAAGTTTG ACGCTAATTATGTTAGGACAATTCTTACAAATGCGGCAGGATCTCAGGATGATGATATAGCAAAGTTTGCCATCACCGATCCACGTTTTGATGAGGAATGGAAAAAGTTTGATGAGATGAAGGATGCTATGAATAATTCTTCAGGTGGTATTGATTGGCGCACAAAATactcaaataaaaataaatcatggATAGTACCATTGAAAAGAGTGGCTCAGAAATTTTTTACCGTTGCTGGAAAACCTATGGATGATgacaacatttttttcacAGAGAATATGAAACTAAACGATTGTCGTTGCAAATTGATAAGACAGTTAATGATAGAACAAAGCAAACCTTCATTATGGCTTCTTGGAACACTTAGTGATTGTGAGAGAAACGTTTTTGATAATCCAAAACTTCGTTCCTATCTTTCACTAGAATGTAACAGAACTCAAATACTAAGGAGAGCTGGGCTTTTTAAACAGTCTATTGAAAAAGATCGTGTATATGTTAGATTAAGAGGAAAATactataataatatcaatcTTGGCAAACATATTTTCAATGCGCCAAAAAGACCAATGTATGCGGAGTCTATTGTTGGTGGTATGGAAAGAAGATTTGAAATTATGGATAGTGAAGTTAATCATGTTGTCTACCAACCTGCTAAATCTAGTAATTTGTCGTCAAAAATTAGAAATTCAAGAATCCAGTGCAATGTTGGAACCATGTTTAAGATTAATGAATCATTATTCAATAACAATTCTAAGAATGATAGATTTGGTCTTGGTTGTAATCTACCTTTTATTCATGCCAATGTTGTTGATGATCCCattctttttaatacttttattattacacaAGCACCAATGAAATCAACTGCAGCTGATTTTTGGAAAATGACTTACCAATCTGGAGCTAAGTACATTTTTATGTTAGTTGGAAAAAACGATCCATCAAAGTGCTATGATTACTATCCTAAAAGTGCCTTTGAAATTAGAACATACGATTGTTTAACGGTTGAATGTATCGAAATAGATGGCTTTACTGATCCCTTTTTTACTGTTTCTAGAATTCGTGTAACTCATAGAGAAAAGGGTCCTCTATATTTGGAACATTGGCAATGTGACATGAATAATTCTTCTAATCTTGAACTTCCTCTTAGACTTCTACGTTTAGCTCGTAACTGTAACACACCAACAATTGTTCATGATCACTATGGAGTTAGTAGGGCAGCATGCCTTATAGCTATTGAGTTAGGAATTTGTCGTATGATGCGTGGACCAACTATTCGATTTCCCATACAACATGCAGTTCAAACATTAAGAAAATATCGTTCTTTTTCAATTGAGACTCCAATGcagtatatttatataaacagATGTGTTATTCATTTCTTAAAACCATTAATCGGTAGTATTTTGGATTTTGATTCTGATTACAAGTCATGGTTAGAGTCAAGACAAAAACGCCTTTTTATTGATAAGTTAAATTCTGCCATCCCTGAATATCTACAATTATCACCAACATTTGATCCTGATCTTCTTCCAAAAGTTAATCACGATTCAAGAAGAAATATTAAGATATTCCCTAACTCAACAATTGGTTATATGCCAAAAGTTATGGAAAGAAAACACTTTGTCAGATTCGatgtttaa
- a CDS encoding ATP-dependent RNA helicase DDX51 produces the protein MPKRVKNKIKGPSGNDFEPREFVVPEIKEPPIDYKTVGTEELITLEEAHMTLSWIEEATTFTPEINKEVSLKLKLIKNLNEELFIKVKKNIKRYFPVQGAVLPDLLEEAAIPPILPPRDIAISAPTGSGKTLCYVLPILNSLLYNGINCIHAIVVVPVNQLVEQILTEFKKYSPEYINIVGLSNSVDHKKERKMLFNNDSMLCTANIIITTPQRFMEHLFDNDGRDFDLTRLRYLIIDEADRMSHTARLDWLDTIEQKCKMVTKKFTLEDLNNFGTNTYLQKILVSATLNRDVEMLHMWNLRYPRLFHAKSNDVEENVTESCMKADQIENALYLPPGLVNEHVICDSKYQPLLVYYYLSKHPEWKSVIVFCDENEKTNRLPELLKILCKDSSCAHQMNSQLRPGKRVSLIKEFKEHKIRVLVCSDAMSRGIDIQDLDCVINYGRPLDERQFIHRAGRTARAGNKGFLLSVVTGDEHKIMKKYLTDAGIWNKINVAKTNPIAGNDQLKDIYTKALEKYRHNMKARNK, from the exons atgccTAAGagagttaaaaataaaataaaaggaCCCTCAGGTAATGATTTCGAACCTAGAGAATTTGTTGTTCCTGAAATAAA gGAACCACCAATAGATTACAAAACTGTTGGTACAGAAGAATTGATAACATTAGAAGAAGCTCATATGACGTTGTCTTGGATTGAAGAAGCGACAACATTTACTCCagaaattaataaagaagtatctttgaaattaaaacttattaaaaatttgaatgaagaattgtttataaaagttaaaaaaaatattaaaagatattttccTGTTCAAGGAGCTGTATTACCAGATTTATTGGAAGAGGCAGCAATCCCTCCAATATTACCACCAAGAGATATAGCTATAAGTGCTCCAACAGGTAGTGGAAAAACATTATGTTATGTTTTACCAATATTAAATTCATTGTTATATAATGGAATAAATTGTATACATGCTATTGTTGTTGTTCCAGTAAATCAATTAGTTGAACAAATATTAacagaatttaaaaaatattctccagaatatattaatatcgTTGGATTGTCTAATAGTGTCGATCATAAAAAAGAGAGAAAGATGctatttaataatgattcAATGTTATGTACAgctaatattattataactaCACCTCAAAGATTCATGGAGCATCTTTTTGATAACGATGGTAGAGATTTTGACTTAACTAGGCTTCgatatttaattattgatGAAGCAGATAGAATGTCTCATACTGCTAGATTAGATTGGTTAGATACTATTGAACAAAAATGTAAAATGGTAACAAAGAAATTTACTCTAGAAGATCTCAATAATTTTGGTACAAATacatatttacaaaaaatattagtttcTGCTACCTTAAATAGAGATGTTGAAATGTTACATATGTGGAATTTAAGATACCCAAGATTATTCCATGCAAAATCTAATGATGTAGAAGAAAATGTTACTGAAAGTTGTATGAAAGCTGACCAAATAGAAAATGCTTTGTACTTACCTCCTGGATTAGTAAATGAACATGTCATTTGTGATAGTAAATATCAACCATTActtgtttattattatctttcaAAACATCCTGAATGGAAATCTGTTATCGTTTTTTGTGATGAAAATGAAAAGACTAATAGGTTACCAGAATTGTTGAAGATTCTTTGTAAAGATTCCAGTTGTGCTCATCAAATGAATTCTCAACTACGTCCTGGTAAACGTGTTAGTTTaattaaagaatttaaaGAACATAag ATAAGGGTATTAGTATGTTCTGATGCTATGTCTAGAGGAATAGATATACAAGATTTAGATTGTGTTATTAATTATGGAAGACCTTTAGACGAAAGACAATTTATTCATAGGGCTGGAAGAACAGCACGTGCTGGAAACAAAGGATTCCTTTTAAGTGTTGTTACGGGTGATGaacataaaattatgaaaaaatatttaactgaTGCTGGCATAtggaataaaattaatgttgcCAAGACTAATCCAATTGCTGGTAATGATCAATTAAAGGATATTTACACTAAAGCACTTGAAAAATATAGACACAACATGAAGGCTAGgaataagtaa